In one window of Rhizobium sp. ACO-34A DNA:
- a CDS encoding recombination regulator RecX, whose amino-acid sequence MNESDDAEPEATVPTPRMLAWVKNSAAYRLSRKMMTEHELSTAIARKARQKFEGISEAQITALSVAAVEFGRQMRALDDQSYAEVRVRSSTAAGKSRRIIARKLAEKGVDRQIIADALEDTDDFRAALVFARKRAFGPFRRVELDEKRKAKEFSAFARNGFSFEFGTRIMNMSFEEAEELLGEPPLG is encoded by the coding sequence ATGAACGAGAGCGACGACGCTGAGCCCGAGGCAACGGTTCCGACCCCACGTATGCTGGCATGGGTGAAGAATTCCGCTGCCTACCGATTGTCGCGCAAGATGATGACCGAGCACGAGCTCTCGACAGCGATTGCCCGCAAGGCACGCCAGAAGTTCGAGGGCATTTCTGAAGCGCAGATCACGGCTCTGTCGGTTGCCGCCGTCGAATTCGGCCGTCAGATGCGCGCGTTGGATGATCAGTCCTATGCAGAGGTGAGGGTGCGTTCCTCGACGGCTGCCGGTAAATCGCGACGTATCATCGCGCGTAAGCTTGCGGAAAAAGGCGTTGACCGCCAGATCATAGCAGACGCGCTGGAGGACACCGATGATTTTCGCGCAGCGCTCGTCTTCGCGCGCAAGCGTGCCTTTGGACCGTTTCGTCGCGTGGAACTGGACGAGAAGCGCAAGGCGAAGGAGTTTTCCGCATTTGCCCGCAACGGCTTCAGTTTCGAATTCGGTACCAGGATTATGAACATGTCGTTCGAGGAAGCCGAGGAATTACTGGGCGAGCCGCCGTTGGGGTGA
- a CDS encoding 2,4-dihydroxyhept-2-ene-1,7-dioic acid aldolase, whose translation MPAPKNHFKQALREKRTQIGFWQALANPYTVEISAGVGYDWLLIDGEHAPNDIPMMVSQLLAIKGSRSHAVIRPPIGETWIIKQLLDIGAQSLLVPMVHSREQAEAMVQAVRYPPHGVRGVGAAIARASDFNRIEDYVQTANDEICLLLQVESRAGLAALDDIASTEGVDGVFIGPADLAADMGYLGNPGAPEVQEAVEKAILKIQSHGKAAGILIGDLALSKRYVELGATFVAIGNDVTLFAEAAAKLLADFHVIEAAKGSAGAKVY comes from the coding sequence ATGCCTGCGCCGAAAAACCACTTCAAACAGGCTCTCAGGGAAAAGCGGACACAGATCGGGTTCTGGCAGGCGCTCGCCAATCCCTATACCGTGGAGATATCCGCTGGCGTCGGATACGACTGGCTGCTGATCGACGGCGAGCATGCGCCGAACGATATCCCGATGATGGTCTCCCAGCTTCTGGCGATAAAGGGCTCCAGGAGCCATGCCGTAATCCGTCCACCGATCGGAGAGACATGGATTATCAAGCAGTTGCTCGATATTGGTGCGCAAAGCCTTCTCGTGCCCATGGTGCACAGTCGGGAGCAGGCGGAAGCCATGGTTCAGGCGGTCCGCTATCCGCCGCATGGTGTACGTGGTGTCGGTGCGGCCATTGCCCGCGCGTCGGATTTCAACCGCATCGAAGATTACGTTCAGACCGCCAATGACGAGATCTGCCTGCTGCTGCAGGTCGAGAGCCGGGCAGGCCTTGCCGCGCTCGATGATATCGCCTCGACCGAGGGTGTGGATGGCGTCTTCATCGGTCCGGCCGATCTGGCGGCCGATATGGGCTATCTCGGCAATCCCGGCGCGCCTGAGGTGCAGGAGGCTGTCGAAAAGGCAATCCTGAAGATCCAGTCGCACGGCAAGGCGGCAGGCATCCTGATCGGTGACCTCGCATTGTCGAAGCGTTATGTCGAACTTGGCGCGACCTTCGTGGCCATCGGCAATGACGTGACGCTCTTCGCGGAAGCCGCCGCAAAGCTGCTGGCCGATTTTCATGTCATCGAGGCTGCCAAGGGCTCGGCCGGCGCGAAAGTCTACTAG